TTGTTTTACGTTTCTGGTGGTTACAGCGCCAGTCTGCCATGCTGCAGCGGCGCTGGGTGCGGATTGTGCCGCATATCAACGACACGCTGCTGCTGCTGTCGGGTGTGCTGTTGGTCACGATTACCCACTTTTACCCGTTTTCACCGCAGGGCAGCTGGCTGACTGAGAAGCTGTTTGGCGTTATTATCTATATTGCACTGGGCTTTATTGCCCTTGGACGCCGTCCACGAGCGCAGAAAGTGCGCTGGATTGCGTTCATTGTGGCCCTGGTCGCTGTTTATGCGATTGTCAGGTTAGCCACAACTAAAATGCCACTGTTGGGGTTTGTATGACGTCCTTAGCTGATTTTGATTTTACTGCCGCCCCGCTGAGTGAAGCGGTTATCGCGGCATCGCTGGCTATTCGCAGCGACTTTCCGGCTGAAAACGTCAGAGAGCAGTTGTCGGCCCTGGTAGCCGAAGCGCGGGAAAATATTTCACCGCAGCTTGAAGCCGATATACAG
The sequence above is a segment of the Erwinia sp. SLM-02 genome. Coding sequences within it:
- a CDS encoding SirB2 family protein, giving the protein MATWYLPLKHFHLLTVCITVLMFVLRFWWLQRQSAMLQRRWVRIVPHINDTLLLLSGVLLVTITHFYPFSPQGSWLTEKLFGVIIYIALGFIALGRRPRAQKVRWIAFIVALVAVYAIVRLATTKMPLLGFV